A region from the Leptolyngbya iicbica LK genome encodes:
- a CDS encoding GUN4 domain-containing protein, which translates to MMTTDIQDGLQELDSLLSHADWQLADEVTFQIMLAVSDRRDAGWLDQSAIANFPCATLHQLDQRWLFYSSGRFGFSTQLHIYREAAERSSFEFSRQAGWVMNLWQPIGFFNFYHWLNFSLDAPQGHLPALWFWEMPWYRSWLIGGFGTGRGGGFGDPSLFDALMLRLERCQSI; encoded by the coding sequence ATGATGACCACCGACATCCAAGACGGTTTGCAAGAGCTGGATAGCTTGTTGAGCCACGCTGACTGGCAACTCGCCGATGAGGTAACCTTCCAAATCATGCTGGCGGTGAGCGATCGCCGCGATGCAGGCTGGCTCGATCAAAGCGCGATCGCCAACTTTCCCTGCGCCACTCTGCATCAACTCGACCAGCGTTGGCTGTTTTACAGCAGCGGTCGCTTTGGTTTCAGCACTCAACTCCACATTTATCGCGAAGCCGCTGAGCGCTCCAGCTTTGAATTTAGCCGTCAGGCCGGGTGGGTGATGAATCTGTGGCAACCCATCGGCTTTTTCAACTTTTACCACTGGTTAAATTTTTCCCTAGACGCCCCGCAGGGCCATTTACCAGCCCTCTGGTTTTGGGAAATGCCCTGGTATCGCTCTTGGCTGATTGGGGGCTTTGGCACCGGGCGCGGCGGTGGCTTTGGCGATCCGAGCTTATTCGACGCGCTCATGCTGCGGTTAGAACGATGCCAATCCATTTAG
- a CDS encoding leucyl/phenylalanyl-tRNA--protein transferase, producing the protein MHDNRKRAILQWLMAHYPFIGDRSQLAQVPQLLTSEGEFCLATDFTPTFIAAACYHGYLPMGEAVAELPVLLIKSHQERCVLDFANLHLSRKLKRYARELTFSINQNFTTCLAAIAHHHTPTWLIEPLCAAFIQLHQHPEHNVALHSIEVYNGEKLVAGEVGYSTGAIYTSLAGFHRQNGTGSVQLALLGQLLAQSGFAFWDLGMDLPYKRHLGAELITRQPFLARWQQERDRQTPAWSASRLETPAILQYL; encoded by the coding sequence ATGCACGACAATCGCAAGCGCGCCATTTTGCAATGGCTGATGGCTCACTATCCATTCATTGGCGATCGCTCTCAACTCGCTCAAGTGCCGCAGTTGCTGACCTCCGAAGGGGAATTTTGTCTGGCGACTGATTTTACGCCCACTTTTATCGCCGCCGCTTGCTATCACGGCTATTTGCCCATGGGCGAAGCGGTCGCTGAGTTACCCGTGCTCCTCATCAAGTCTCACCAAGAGCGCTGCGTACTCGACTTTGCGAATCTCCATCTTTCGCGCAAGCTCAAGCGGTATGCTCGGGAGCTGACGTTCAGCATCAACCAAAATTTCACGACTTGTTTGGCCGCGATCGCTCACCATCACACCCCAACCTGGTTGATTGAGCCTTTGTGTGCGGCGTTCATTCAGCTGCACCAGCATCCGGAACACAACGTGGCCCTACATTCCATCGAAGTTTACAACGGTGAGAAGTTGGTCGCTGGCGAGGTCGGTTACAGCACGGGGGCCATCTATACCAGTCTGGCCGGGTTCCATCGCCAAAACGGTACGGGCTCAGTGCAGCTGGCACTGCTCGGACAGCTGTTAGCCCAGAGTGGATTTGCCTTTTGGGATCTGGGCATGGACCTGCCCTATAAGCGCCATCTCGGGGCTGAGCTCATCACCCGTCAGCCTTTTTTAGCGCGCTGGCAACAAGAGCGCGATCGCCAAACGCCAGCTTGGTCTGCTAGCCGACTAGAAACTCCGGCAATATTGCAGTATTTATGA